The Yersinia intermedia genome window below encodes:
- a CDS encoding pectate lyase — MKKRALFLSMAALATLYIPAGQAADTDRLTVVKQYVDNVLSKASDTYHGDKPSPLLADGVDPRTGQQMEWIFPDGRRAVLSNFSAQQNLMRVMSGLSQLTNDARYQKRAEDIVRYHFQNYQDPSGLLYWGGHRFVDLKTLQPEGPSEKERVHELKNAYPYYDLMFSVDSDATARFIRGFWNAHVYDWRILETSRHGEYGKPMGALWESKFEQQPPFFATKGLSFLNAGNDLIYSASLLYKHQQEPGALVWAKRLASQYVLPRDAKTGLGVYQFTQALKREEPTDDADTHSKFGDRAQRQFGPEFGPAALEGNMMLKGRTSTLYSENALMQLQLGKDLGNQGQDLLKWTVDGLKAFAQYAYNDKDNTFRPMIADGQDLSNYTLPRDGYYGKKGTVLKPYKAGNEFLISYARAYAIDNDPLLWKVARGIANDQGLGDLGTAPGKEVKIKLDTTNSDPYALFALLDLYHGSQVEDYRLLAEKIGDNIIKTRYIDGFFMASPDRQYADIDAIEPYALLALEASLRNKPQAVPPFLNGAGFTEGAYRMDDGSARISTRDNELFLLNVGEKLQPNGRK; from the coding sequence ATGAAAAAAAGAGCGTTATTCTTGAGTATGGCAGCACTGGCAACGCTGTATATACCCGCCGGACAGGCTGCGGATACTGATCGTCTCACTGTTGTGAAACAGTATGTCGATAACGTGTTAAGCAAGGCTTCAGATACTTACCACGGCGATAAGCCCAGCCCGTTGTTGGCGGATGGTGTTGACCCCCGTACTGGCCAGCAGATGGAATGGATCTTCCCCGATGGCCGTCGGGCTGTGTTATCAAACTTCTCAGCACAACAAAATCTGATGCGTGTCATGAGCGGCTTGAGCCAGCTTACCAATGATGCCCGTTATCAAAAGCGAGCTGAAGATATCGTTCGCTATCATTTCCAGAATTATCAAGATCCGAGCGGTTTACTCTATTGGGGCGGTCATCGCTTTGTTGACCTGAAAACGCTGCAACCAGAAGGACCGAGTGAAAAAGAGAGGGTGCATGAACTGAAAAATGCCTATCCCTACTATGATTTGATGTTCAGTGTTGATAGTGATGCAACTGCCCGCTTTATTCGTGGTTTCTGGAATGCCCATGTCTATGACTGGCGTATCCTCGAAACCAGCCGCCATGGCGAATATGGCAAGCCAATGGGGGCCTTGTGGGAAAGTAAATTCGAGCAGCAACCGCCATTCTTTGCCACCAAAGGTCTTAGCTTCCTCAATGCGGGCAATGATCTGATCTATTCCGCTTCCCTGCTTTATAAACATCAGCAAGAGCCAGGAGCATTAGTGTGGGCTAAGCGTTTAGCCTCGCAGTATGTATTACCACGTGATGCAAAAACTGGCCTTGGTGTTTATCAGTTTACCCAAGCACTCAAACGGGAAGAACCAACGGATGACGCCGATACCCACTCCAAGTTCGGTGACCGCGCACAGCGTCAGTTTGGTCCTGAGTTTGGCCCAGCAGCGTTGGAAGGCAATATGATGCTCAAAGGGCGCACCAGTACGCTTTACTCTGAAAATGCGCTGATGCAGTTGCAATTGGGTAAAGACCTGGGCAATCAAGGGCAAGATTTATTGAAATGGACCGTGGATGGTCTCAAAGCATTCGCGCAATATGCTTATAACGATAAGGACAACACCTTCCGCCCAATGATTGCCGATGGGCAAGATTTGTCCAATTATACACTGCCGCGTGATGGCTATTATGGCAAAAAAGGTACCGTGCTCAAGCCGTACAAAGCGGGCAACGAATTCCTGATTTCATATGCCCGTGCTTATGCTATCGATAATGATCCATTGTTGTGGAAAGTGGCTCGCGGTATTGCAAACGATCAGGGACTAGGTGATCTTGGCACCGCACCAGGTAAAGAGGTGAAGATCAAGTTGGATACTACCAACAGCGATCCATACGCTTTGTTTGCTTTATTAGATCTCTACCATGGCAGTCAGGTGGAAGACTATCGGTTATTAGCAGAGAAAATCGGCGATAACATCATTAAAACCCGCTATATCGACGGCTTCTTTATGGCGTCACCAGATCGTCAATATGCAGATATAGATGCCATTGAGCCTTACGCTTTATTGGCACTAGAGGCTTCATTACGCAATAAACCACAGGCAGTACCCCCTTTCCTGAATGGTGCTGGTTTTACTGAAGGCGCTTACCGAATGGACGACGGTTCGGCCCGGATCTCAACCCGTGATAATGAACTGTTCTTGCTCAATGTGGGTGAGAAGCTGCAACCGAACGGCCGTAAATAG
- a CDS encoding oligogalacturonate-specific porin KdgM family protein, protein MKFKLLSLAMASLISTSAMAVTIDYRHEMQDQSGNTHKDRLLMSHRFANGFGLSLEGKWKGAQDKDKAFNETVSNGTEVVASYVYKIDNTFSIEPGFSLDSSSTANSYRPYLRGKANIVDDLSVSFRYRPYYKRTSANINTPKDTSENGYNLTSVVSYKFFKDYQLDYELDYKQANKAGVVLANKENYDWSHDFKLTYKWDKNWSPYMAVGNVAGSKYTNERQTRYRVGVKYSF, encoded by the coding sequence ATGAAATTTAAATTATTATCTCTGGCAATGGCATCACTTATCAGCACGAGCGCAATGGCAGTAACTATTGACTATCGCCATGAAATGCAAGACCAAAGTGGTAACACCCACAAAGATCGTTTATTAATGTCACACCGCTTCGCAAATGGTTTTGGTTTGTCATTGGAAGGCAAATGGAAAGGGGCTCAGGACAAAGATAAAGCATTTAATGAAACAGTCAGCAATGGTACTGAAGTCGTTGCCAGCTATGTATACAAAATTGATAATACATTCTCTATTGAACCAGGTTTCTCATTAGACTCAAGCTCGACAGCCAATAGTTATCGTCCTTACCTGCGTGGTAAGGCTAATATCGTTGACGATCTCTCTGTTTCCTTCCGTTATCGTCCTTATTACAAACGCACCAGCGCCAATATTAATACGCCAAAAGATACGTCTGAAAATGGCTATAATCTGACGAGCGTAGTCAGCTATAAATTCTTTAAAGACTACCAATTAGACTATGAGCTGGACTACAAACAAGCCAATAAAGCTGGCGTTGTACTGGCAAATAAGGAGAACTACGACTGGAGCCACGATTTTAAATTGACTTACAAGTGGGATAAGAACTGGTCTCCTTATATGGCAGTGGGTAACGTTGCTGGCAGCAAATATACCAACGAACGTCAAACCCGTTATCGCGTTGGGGTGAAATACAGCTTCTGA